From Deltaproteobacteria bacterium, the proteins below share one genomic window:
- a CDS encoding universal stress protein produces the protein MVEMKRILFLTDFSSEADAALQYAKALATEFDGRLYLLHVIVDPTSKLYQMTSGDYHALDRNAREKAQEWLTRIQREHLGNSSQCETLIERGELFEHVLHAVHEHHIDVVALSAHTHPGFHLHLISSLPEKLVRKAPCHVFVIHNAG, from the coding sequence ATGGTGGAAATGAAGCGCATCCTGTTCCTCACGGATTTCTCATCTGAAGCGGATGCAGCCTTGCAATATGCAAAAGCACTTGCAACCGAGTTCGATGGTCGGTTGTACCTGCTCCATGTCATTGTCGATCCGACCAGCAAGTTGTACCAGATGACCAGTGGCGATTACCATGCGCTCGATAGAAATGCGCGTGAAAAAGCCCAAGAATGGCTTACTCGCATCCAGCGAGAGCACCTCGGGAATTCGTCACAGTGTGAGACACTGATAGAACGAGGCGAGCTGTTCGAACATGTGCTCCATGCCGTGCATGAGCACCATATCGATGTCGTTGCCCTCAGTGCGCATACACACCCAGGCTTTCATCTGCACCTCATTTCGAGTTTACCAGAGAAGCTGGTGCGGAAAGCTCCATGCCACGTGTTTGTGATTCATAATGCAGGGTGA